The Notoacmeibacter ruber DNA segment ATGACGGCCTTCGTGCCAACCAGCGAGGCGATCACGCCGCCGCGATCGATATCGCCGATCAGCACGACCGGCACATCGGCCTGCCGGGCGAAACCCATATTGGCGATGTCACCAGCCCGCAGATTGATCTCGGCGGCCGAACCGGCCCCCTCAACCAGGACGATGTCGGCCGTCTCTTTCAGGCGAGAAAAACTCTCCATCACCGAACTCATCAGACCGGGCTTCAGCGACTGATATTCCGCCGCTTTCGCCGTACCGCGCACCCTGCCCTGGACCACGATCTGCGAGCCGTTACCGCCCTGCGGCTTCAGCAGAACCGGATTGAAATCCGTATGCGAGGGGACGCCGCAGGCGCGCGCCTGGAGGGCTTGCGCCCGGCCGATCTCTCCGCCGTCGATCGTAACGGCGGCGTTGTTGCTCATATTCTGCGGCTTGAAGGGACGGACGGCAAGACCGCGACGCTTCAGCGCCCGGCAAAGGCCCGCGACAATCAGGCTTTTGCCGACATCGGATCCTGTGCCCTGAAACATCAGGGTTCGGGCCGGGCGACTGGCATGTTGGCGGTTCTCGCTCGTCACCTCAGAATTCTATGCCCTTCTGGGCTTTGACGCCCGCTTTGAAGTGATGTTTTACCGCCCCCATCTCCGTGACGAGGTCGGCAGCGTCGATCAGTTCGGGCTTGGCATTGCGGCCGGTCACGACGATGTGCAAACCCTCACGCCGGTTCGTCAGGGTTTCGACAACCTCTGAGAGATCGAGATGCTCATAGCGCAAAGCAATGTTGAGCTCATCGAGGACGAGCAGGGCGATCGACGGATCCGCCATCAATTCCCTGGCTTTAAACCAGGCTGCCTGGGCGGCAGCCACATCGCGCTCCCGATCCTGCGTCTCCCACGTGAAACCCTCGCCGAGAATATGCAGCGCGATCTGATCGCCGAAACGCTTCAGGGCGTCGGCCTCGCCGGTTTCCCAGGCGCCCTTTCCAAACTGCACGATGCCGACTCTTTTGCCGTAGCCCAGCATACGAAGAACCAGACCGAAAGCCGCCGTGCTCTTCCCCTTGCCCGGTCCCGTGTGGACCATAAGAAGACCTTTTTCCTCCACCGTCTTGGACGCCACTTCCGCATCCTGAACAGCCTTTCGCTTAGCCATCTTCGCGCGGTGGCGGTCTGCTTCGTCGGTCTGCATCTCGGCTTCCTTTCTCCATTGGAGGACAGATCAACTGCCCGATTCCGAGCGGCAAATGCAAGCGCCGGCCGATGAGCCAGCGCATAGTTGCGAAGTCGGGTCGCGTCCGCTAGAGACTGTCCTGTCTGGTTCTTCCCGAAAGGGGAGCGAAGAGGGAATACGGTGCAGCGTCCCAGCCCAAGCCGTAGCCGCCCCCGCGACTGTAAGCGGTCCGCGCAGATCCGTTGAGCCACTCGGTGCTGTCATGCCGGGGAAGGTGGATCAAGCGATCGGCCGCAAGCCAGGAGACCTGCCAGGCAAAACCGCTAGACGCTGTCGGTGGGACGGCGAGGAAGGACCAATTATGCCTGGAAACGCCACCAAGGCGATTCTACCCTCATCTGTGTATGTGCATCCAGAACGCGAGCGCTAGACCATGGCGCTCCGTCTCAAGCCACTTGCCTTGCTTGCCATTGGCCTTGTCTATGGCGGCGGCATCGGTTTCACGCTGGCCGCAGCGAACAATATTTCGCTCGGCGGTCATGAGCACTCCCATGCAGAGGCTGCCGGAAATCATGCGGGCGTACACGATCACAGCAAGGTTCTGAACGTCTCCAGCAGCGTTGCGCCGGCACTTTCCGCGACATTGATCCCCGATCCGGTGACAGGCTGGAACCTGCATGTGGAAACTCAAAAGTTCCGCTTCGCGCCGGCCCATGCCGGGCAAGCACACCGGCCGGGAGAAGGCCATGCCCATGTCTATGTGAACGGCGAAAAACTTGGCCGTCTCTACGGTCCCTGGATGCACATTGCAAAACTGCCGGAGGATGCCGTGGTCGAGGTCACGCTGAACAGCAACGACCACGCACCGCTCGCCGTCGATGGCGCACCGCTGAAAGTCCGGGCCACGCCTCAGAAGCAAAATGAAATGCCTGACGGCCAATCGAACCCAGAAGAAAAGGCGCATCATTGATGCAAGCGACAAGCCGTATTCCCTGCACCATCGTCACCGGTTTTCTTGGATCCGGCAAGACAACGATCATCCGCAATCTGCTGGAGAACGCCAAGGGCCGCCGCTTCGCCGTCATCGTCAATGAATTTGGCGATGTCGGTATTGACGGCGAAATCCTTCGCGGTTGCGGCGTCGAGAATTGCAGCGAGGAAGACGTGGTGGAACTTGCCAATGGCTGCATCTGCTGCACCGTGGCGGATGATTTCCAGCCCGCGCTCGACGCAATTCTAAAGCGCGAGCCGGCGGTCGATCACATTCTCATCGAGACGAGTGGCCTCGCGCTCCCGAAACCTCTCGTGCAGGCTTTCAACTGGCCTGCCATCCGCAGCCGAGTCACGGTCGACGGCGTCATTACCGTGGCCGATGGAGCCGCACTGGTCTCTGGCGAGGTGGCCTCCGACATGGATGCGCTCTCCGCCCAGCGGCTTGCCGATGAAAGTGTCGATCATGACGACCCGATAGAAGAAGTCTTCGACGACCAGATTGCCTGCGCCGACCTCGTCATCCTCTCCAAGACCGATCTTCTTTCCGAGGACGATCGCCAGAAGGCCGAAGACCGTCTGCAAGGAGAATTGAGCCGACCGGTGCGGATCGTGCCGTCACGTAACGGCCAGCTTGACCCCGCCATCCTGCTGGGTCTCGATGCGGCAACCGAAGATGGCATCGAAGCAATCCGCACCCATCATGACGGCGCGCATGCCGATGGAGTGGCGCACGATCACGACGAATTCGAAAGTTTCGTCGTCGAACTGCCGCCCGTCGCCTCGCCGGAGGATCTGACAGCGCGGGTCGAAGCGGCCTGCGCGATACCGGATGTTCTGCGTGTCAAAGGTTTCGCGGCGATTGGCGACAAGCCGATGCGCCTTCTGGTGCAGGCGGTCGGAAGCCGCGTCCAAAGTCATTACGACCGTCCCTGGAAGACCGATGAGACACGTGGGACCCGCCTTGTCGTCATCGGCCTTCATGATCTGGATGCCGAAGCGGTTCGCGCCGCTCTGGCCGGCTAGGAACGCGCGCGAGCCATGCACATCCCCTCCATCTCCACCGCATCCCTGGACGGATCGATCGAACCGCTCGATCTGGGACAGGATGCTGCGGAGATGGTCCTGCTTTCCTTTTCGGATTCCGATTTGCGCGGTCTTGCGGGGGCGCACGGTCGTGCAGATGGTGAGGAGCCCGACCCTACCCTCAGGCTCGCCAGCCTGAGGGATCTGCGTCATCCGATGAGTGTCGATTTGTGGCTCGACGCGGTCGCCGCAAAGGCCAAGATCGTGATTGTCCGCATTCTGGGCGGCTATGATGCATGGGCCTATGGCTGTGACCGGCTAGCCGAAACTGCCGCAAAGAATGGCATCGCGCTGGCTCTCCTGCCCGGAGAGTGCAGCGAGCGCGACGAAAAACTGGAATCCCGTTCAACGCTTCCGGAAGACCAATACGCGACGCTTCTCTCCTATTTTCGCGAGGGTGGCCCTGCCAATATGGACCGCTTGCGCCAGGCAATGGCTCTGTTGACGCGGCCCGATCTTGGAGAGAAGCCGGACAAGGCACAAACACCGCCCCGCATGGGTTTCTGGTCGCCGGCAACCGGCACATCCGAAAACCCGGACGACATTCTTCGAGCGCAAGAGCCGTCAGCGCCCTGCGTGCCGATCATCTTCTACCGCTCCTTGCTCATGGCCGAAGATGCGGAGCCCGTTTCCGTTCTTTTCGAAGCCTTGGCCAAGGAAGGGATCGCCGGCCTCCCGGTTTTCGTTCCCTCGCTGAAGGACCCCGCCGTGACGGCCTTTCTCGATAAACTTGTCGAGAGGACCGATCCGGCGCTGATCGTTGCTACCACCGGTTTCGCCGCGTCTTTGGACAGCCGCATTGCCGGAGACGGCACAACAAGGGCCGTACCGCTTTTCGAACGGCTCAATCGTCCTGTTATTCACGCGGCAATCGCCACCACGCGTCGCGAAGGATGGAAAGAGAGTGATCGCGGGCTCGGCGCCACCGACATGGCCATGCACTGCGTCCTGCCGGAGCTGGATGGACGGATCATGGGGGAAGCCATCTCTTTCAAGGCCTTGGGTGAAAGAGATGCATCCTACCAGATGGCGTTACAGCAGAACGCCGCCGAGCCGGATCGTATAGAGGCGATGGTCACTCGCATCCGCCGAATGATCGCGCTTCAGACAACGCCGGCGAGCGAACGCAAGATCGTGATGATCCTGCCTGATTATCCGGGAGCCGAAGGGCGCGAAGGCTATGCCGTCGGCCTCGACGTCTTCTCCTCGGCGCTCGCTATTCTCGGCGACCTGGCCGAAGCCGGCTATACCGTACGCGATGTGCCGGAACGTCCGCGCGACCTGCTGACCCTTCTTCGCCATCCGCATCCAGTTGCTGCGGCCAAAGACTGGCCCGAGGCTTTTGTAGCCCTTCCCGAAACGGCGCAGACGTCGCTGATCGAAGCATGGGGCAAGCCGAAACAGGCAAAGCTGGCGCTTCGGCATGCAACGTTCGGCAATATCGAGGTCTGTTTTGCGCCGGATAGAGGGCGAGCCTCCGAGCGACGTGCCGATTATCACGACCCGGCACTCCCGCCGACGCACGAACTGCTGGCCTTCGGTCACTGGATGAAAGAAGCCGTCGCCGCAGACGCCATCATCCACCTCGGCGCCCATGGTACGCTGGAATGGCTGCCCGGCAAGGCAGTCGCACTGTCACAATCCTGTTTTCCCGAAATCGTGACCGGGCAGATACCAGTGGTGTATCCCTTTATCGTCTCCAATCCGGGAGAGGCCGCGCAGGCCAAGCGGCGGATCGGTGCAGTCACGCTCGGCCACCTGCCGCCGCCGCTCAGGACAGCCGGCCTGACCGATGATCAGGCCGAGCTGGAACGACTTGTCGACGAGTTCGTGCAGGCCGATGGAATGGACCCGCGTCGCCGCGAGCGACTGCGTGATCTCGTTCTGGAAAAGGCGGAAGCGACAGGTTTCGATCGGATAGCCAATCTTTCGGCGGAGACCGACCCGGATCAGCGTCTGCTGTCGATCGACGCCTGGCTCTGCGATCTGAAAGAGATGGCAGTCAAGGATGGGCAACACATCTATGGGCGTGCGGAAGAAGGCGCGACGGCTGGTCGCACGATGGCGGCCGATAGCGAACGCGACCGCCTGATCGACGCGCTCGATGGACGCTTTGTTCCGCCTGGCCCGGCCGGTGCACCCGATCGCGGGCGTACCGACGTTTTGCCGACTGGTCGGAACCTCACTGTCATCGATCCGCGTACGATGCCGACGCCGACGGCTTTCGCAATGGGCAAGGCGGCAGCAGACGAGGTTCTGCGCTATCACTTGCAGAAACATGGCGACTGGCCAAAGAGCCTCGTCATGGATCTCTGGGCATCGGCATCGTTGCGAACCGGTGGTGAAGAACTTGCCCAAGGACTTTCGCTCATGGGGTGCCGTCCGGTCTGGGATCATGCGTCCGGGCGGGTCAAAGCCATCGAAGTCCTGCCTGTTGCCTTGCTGGGCCGTCCGCGCGTCGACGTGACATTTCGTCTCTCCGGCCTGTTCCGCGATATGTTCGCCGCCCAGATCGAGCTTCTTCACAAGGCGATCCAGGCAGTGGCCGATCGAGATGAGGACGCGCAGGAAAACCCTCTTCGTGCCGCAGTCCGAAACGCAGACGTTCCATCACGTGTTTTCGGCACCGCGCCCGGCACATATGGCGCCGGTGTGGAAGATATGCTCCAGCGCAGCGAATGGGATGAGCGGACAATCGTCGGCGAAGCCTACCTTGCGGCAACCTCTTACAGTTTCGACCACGCAGGCGATGCGCTTGAGGCTCCTGACGCCTTCCGCGAACGCGTTTCGGCGGCGGATATCCTTGTCCATGTCGGAGACGATGCGGGCCGCGACCTGCTGGAAGGCAATGCGGATGCCGCGCATATTGGCGGATTTGCAGCAGCCGCAGCGGCGTTGGGAAAGGCGGTCGATCTTGTCTGCCTCGACACGACCGACCCGGACCGGCCCCGAGCGCGGGACGTAGCGGACGCCGTCGCGCGCGTGGTGCGAGGCCGAGCCACCCGACCCGATTACATTCAGGGACAGATGCGGCATGGGCCGCGTGGCGCATCCGATTTTGCCGAGACGGTCGATCGGCTGGTCGCCTTCGCGGAGACCACCCTGTCGATCGATCCGCAACTCATCGAGGCCGTCTGCGATACCTATGTGCAGGACGATGCGGTTCGCACCTTCATCCTGGAGGAAAATCCAGCCGCGGCGCGCGCCATTGCGCGGCGCCTGAATGACGCAATACGGCGCAATCTCTGGCAACCGCGCCGCAATAGTACGCCTTCCATGCTTGCCGAATTGCTGGATGAAGCAGAAGGAAAGCTGGACCTCGGCGCGAACACCAAACGAGAGGCGGCGGAATGACAACGGCCGTAGTAGATAGACCGGACATCGGATCATTTGAGCCTCGCCCTGCCCCACGAAGACGCGGTGCATGTCCCTCCCTCCATCATCCCATGCAAACGGGCGATGGCCTGTTGGTACGGTTGACGCCAGCGCGTGCCGGCCTGCCCTCGGCGATCGTCCGCGAGCTGGCGAAGCTGGCCGAACGCCACGGCAATGGGCTGTTGGAAGTCTCCACGCGCGGCAACTGGCAAATCCGCGGTTTGACCAGCGAGAGCACGGCGGCGCTCTCGTCCGAGATTGAAGGCGTCCTCGACCAGTTCCGCTTTGGCCTGACACTCGATGCCAACCCCTTTACAGCGGCAGGCTCCGATAGCGCGCGGCTCGTGGCCGCCATCGAAGAGATGTCGGAGCATCCGAATTTGAAACAGCGCCTTGCGCCAAAATTCTCGATTGTTGTCGATGATGGAGGATGCATCGATCTTGCAGGCGTGATCGCGGATATCCGCCTGCGATGGGCGGCGTCGGATCGATGGGCGATCGTCCTCGGTGACAATGAAGAGAGTGGTCGTCTTCTTGGTTATGTGAGACCGGCGGATGGATGCGCGGCGGTCTCGGCGCTGGCCGAAGCGATTGCCGAAATCGGCCCTAATGCGCGCGGCCGAGACCTGTCCTTGCCAAGGGCGCAGATCGCCACCACCGCGGCCGCAAGTTCTTTCGAATCTGGTGCCGACCCAATCCCCGAACGGGCCATGACGATCCATGTCGGGCACATCAGACTCCAAGATGAAAGCCTAGCCGTCCTCAGCCCGGCCTATGGGATGATGCACGCTTCATCACTCAACGCCATTATCGACGCGATCGACGAAATAGCCGGTGCGCGGCAGATCCGGCTGTGCACGACAGCCGGACGGCTTATTTCTGTGCGCGGATTGGATGACCACCATATCGAGCGGCTGCTGACCCATGAGGCTGCGCGGGATTTCATTACAAAGGATGATGATCCTCGGCTTTCGATCGCGGCTTGCGCAGGACACCCCGCCTGCGACTGCGCTCATTTCGATACCCATGCCGCAGCCGATCGACTCGTCGAGCGGGGATTGCTGCCGCATGACGGCTCGACCGTCCACCTGTCCGGCTGCGAGAAGGAATGCGCCAGACCGGCTCATGCGGCGGTCCACCTGATCGGCAGGCCGAACGGGATCGATGCATTTGACGATCATGGGAGCAGCCTCGGACACTTCACCGAGCCGGAAGACGCAGTCGTGTCGACGCTACCATCCGCCGGAGGCATCGCATGAACGCAACCGCAACGCTGAACGACCATATCCGTGACGGCACGGCGATCTATGAGCGAAGCTTCGCCATCATTCGCGACGAAGCGGATCTGTCGCGCTTTTCCGAGGGCGAGGCCGACGTCGCCATCCGGATGATCCACGCATCCGGTATGGTCGAGGCA contains these protein-coding regions:
- the cobO gene encoding cob(I)yrinic acid a,c-diamide adenosyltransferase, with product MQTDEADRHRAKMAKRKAVQDAEVASKTVEEKGLLMVHTGPGKGKSTAAFGLVLRMLGYGKRVGIVQFGKGAWETGEADALKRFGDQIALHILGEGFTWETQDRERDVAAAQAAWFKARELMADPSIALLVLDELNIALRYEHLDLSEVVETLTNRREGLHIVVTGRNAKPELIDAADLVTEMGAVKHHFKAGVKAQKGIEF
- the cobW gene encoding cobalamin biosynthesis protein CobW — protein: MQATSRIPCTIVTGFLGSGKTTIIRNLLENAKGRRFAVIVNEFGDVGIDGEILRGCGVENCSEEDVVELANGCICCTVADDFQPALDAILKREPAVDHILIETSGLALPKPLVQAFNWPAIRSRVTVDGVITVADGAALVSGEVASDMDALSAQRLADESVDHDDPIEEVFDDQIACADLVILSKTDLLSEDDRQKAEDRLQGELSRPVRIVPSRNGQLDPAILLGLDAATEDGIEAIRTHHDGAHADGVAHDHDEFESFVVELPPVASPEDLTARVEAACAIPDVLRVKGFAAIGDKPMRLLVQAVGSRVQSHYDRPWKTDETRGTRLVVIGLHDLDAEAVRAALAG
- the cobN gene encoding cobaltochelatase subunit CobN, which translates into the protein MHIPSISTASLDGSIEPLDLGQDAAEMVLLSFSDSDLRGLAGAHGRADGEEPDPTLRLASLRDLRHPMSVDLWLDAVAAKAKIVIVRILGGYDAWAYGCDRLAETAAKNGIALALLPGECSERDEKLESRSTLPEDQYATLLSYFREGGPANMDRLRQAMALLTRPDLGEKPDKAQTPPRMGFWSPATGTSENPDDILRAQEPSAPCVPIIFYRSLLMAEDAEPVSVLFEALAKEGIAGLPVFVPSLKDPAVTAFLDKLVERTDPALIVATTGFAASLDSRIAGDGTTRAVPLFERLNRPVIHAAIATTRREGWKESDRGLGATDMAMHCVLPELDGRIMGEAISFKALGERDASYQMALQQNAAEPDRIEAMVTRIRRMIALQTTPASERKIVMILPDYPGAEGREGYAVGLDVFSSALAILGDLAEAGYTVRDVPERPRDLLTLLRHPHPVAAAKDWPEAFVALPETAQTSLIEAWGKPKQAKLALRHATFGNIEVCFAPDRGRASERRADYHDPALPPTHELLAFGHWMKEAVAADAIIHLGAHGTLEWLPGKAVALSQSCFPEIVTGQIPVVYPFIVSNPGEAAQAKRRIGAVTLGHLPPPLRTAGLTDDQAELERLVDEFVQADGMDPRRRERLRDLVLEKAEATGFDRIANLSAETDPDQRLLSIDAWLCDLKEMAVKDGQHIYGRAEEGATAGRTMAADSERDRLIDALDGRFVPPGPAGAPDRGRTDVLPTGRNLTVIDPRTMPTPTAFAMGKAAADEVLRYHLQKHGDWPKSLVMDLWASASLRTGGEELAQGLSLMGCRPVWDHASGRVKAIEVLPVALLGRPRVDVTFRLSGLFRDMFAAQIELLHKAIQAVADRDEDAQENPLRAAVRNADVPSRVFGTAPGTYGAGVEDMLQRSEWDERTIVGEAYLAATSYSFDHAGDALEAPDAFRERVSAADILVHVGDDAGRDLLEGNADAAHIGGFAAAAAALGKAVDLVCLDTTDPDRPRARDVADAVARVVRGRATRPDYIQGQMRHGPRGASDFAETVDRLVAFAETTLSIDPQLIEAVCDTYVQDDAVRTFILEENPAAARAIARRLNDAIRRNLWQPRRNSTPSMLAELLDEAEGKLDLGANTKREAAE